From Argopecten irradians isolate NY chromosome 2, Ai_NY, whole genome shotgun sequence, the proteins below share one genomic window:
- the LOC138316729 gene encoding FACT complex subunit spt16-like, with protein ISVLKRDFKGQIFLCYVLTINFVQNISQSVEGDYTYLRINFFHPGSALGRNDGNLYPQPDATFVKEITYRSSNTKEPGEISAPSSNLNTAFRLIKEVQKKFKTREAEEREKEGIVKQDTLVINPNRGNPKLKDLYIRPNIVSKRISGTLEAHTNGFRFTSVRGDKVDILYNNIKHAFFQPCDGEMIILLHFHLKHAILFGKKKHVDVQFYTEVGEITTDLGKHQHMHDRDDLHAEQAERELRQKLKSAFKSFCEKVEAITKQDIEFDSPFRELGFHGAPYRSTVLLQPTSGCVVNFVEWPPFVISLEEVECIHFERVQFHLKNFDMVFVFKDYSRKVAMINSIPMNVLDNVKEWLNSCDVRYTEGIQSLNWSKIMKTITDDPEGFFDSGGWTFLDPESDAEVEDDDDDEEDEAYAPTDESNSGEDSSEDYSEEESDWEGEEEEDDSEEELGSSEESGKDWDELEEEARRADAEGDMMVEEPRSHKSHHKSHHRSPGKSSHKSSHKSPSKSSHHKSSHKSPSKSSSHGKSSSHGKSSHSSSHKSPSKSSSSSHKRKREESSDRHDKKKRR; from the exons ATTTCAGTATTAAAGCGAGATTTTAAAGGACAAATATTCCTGTGTTATGTGTTAACTATTAATTTTGTACAGAACATCAGTCAGTCGGTGGAAGGTGACTATACTTACCTGCGTATCAACTTCTTCCACCCAGGATCTGCACTTGGCAGGAACGATGGAAATCTCTATCCACAACCAGATGCTACATTTGTAAAAGAAAT TACATACCGAAGTTCTAACACAAAAGAGCCTGGAGAGATTTCAGCACCCTCCTCCAATCTCAACACCGCCTTCCGTCTGATCAAGGAAGTACAGAAAAAATTCAAGACGAGAGAAGCTGAGGAGAGAGAGAAGGAG GGAATAGTTAAACAAGACACCCTTGTCATCAACCCTAACAGAGGAAACCCAAAGCTGAAGGACCTGTACATCCGACCCAACATTGTGTCCAAGAGGATCTCAGGGACACTAGAGGCTCACACCAATG GTTTCAGATTCACATCTGTTCGTGGCGACAAAGTCGACATTTTATATAACAACATAAAACATGCCTTCTTCCAGCCTTGTGATGGGGAGATGATCATATTGCTCCATTTTCATCTCAAG CATGCCATCTTGTTTGGAAAGAAGAAACACGTGGATGTCCAGTTCTACACAGAAGTTGGTGAGATCACAACAGATCTTGGTAAACATCAGCACATGCATGACCGAGATGATCTTCATGCAGAACAG GCTGAGCGTGAGTTGAGACAGAAGTTGAAATCAGCATTCAAGAGTTTCTGTGAAAAGGTAGAAGCCATTACAAAACAGGACATAGAATTTGACTCTCCGTTCCGTGAGCTTGGTTTCCATGGCGCCCCGTACAGGAGCACAGTTCTGCTACAGCCCACCAGTGGCTGTGTTGTTAACTTCGTGGAGTGG CCTCCATTTGTGATATCCCTGGAGGAAGTAGAATGTATCCACTTTGAGAGAGTCCAGTTTCACCTCAAGAACTTTGACATGGTGTTCGTGTTTAAGGATTACAGTCGCAAAGTTGCTATGATCAACTCCATACCAATGAACGTGCTGGACAATGTCAAAGAATGGCTCAA TTCCTGTGATGTGAGGTACACTGAAGGAATTCAGAGTTTGAATTGGTccaaaataatgaaaacaataactGATGATCCCGAAGGATTCTTTGACAGTGGTGGCTGGACCTTCTTGGATCCCGAGAGTGAC GCAGAGGTTGAGGATGACGATGATGACGAAGAAGATGAAGCATATGCCCCGACAGATGAGAGTAATTCTGGAGAGGATAGCAGCGAGGACTATTCAGAAGAGGAAAGTGACTGGGAAGGcgaggaggaggaggatgatTCAG AAGAGGAGCTTGGATCCAGTGAAGAGAGTGGTAAAGATTGGGACGAATTGGAGGAAGAGGCACGTAGAG CCGATGCTGAGGGAGACATGATGGTTGAGGAACCGCGAAGTCACAAGTCCCACCATAAGTCTCATCATCGATCACCCGGCAAGTCGTCTCACAAGTCATCTCACAAATCTCCTAGCAAATCTTCCCACCACAAATCTTCTCATAAATCACCGAGCAAGTCATCCTCACATGGCAAGTCCTCGTCACATGGCAAATCATCTCACTCATCGTCCCACAAGTCGCCAAGCAAGTCCTCATCCTCTTCTCACAAACGGAAGAGGGAGGAAAGCAGTGATCGTCATGACAAGAAGAAAAGGAGATGA